The genome window TTGAACTGTTCGAGTGTTCCAGCAAAAAGCGTTTTATCATTTGGATTACCGATAAAATTTTCAATGGTAATCATGAATCCTTCCCTATTGAAAGTCATTTCCATTGTTGTGCCGAATTCACACTTCGGATGCTCTTTTCCTTTTACAATCGGGCGGGCATCCGGTTCATCAATGGATACAATCCGGTTTTTTATCTGTTTTTTACCTTCGAGTTTTTCTAAGGTTTGTGCTTCAAGAATAGTAAGAATAGCAAACATATTGTCAGCTTTTATTTGTTTTTTCTTTGTGGTCTTTAATGATTCAACTTTTTTATCAAATATTTTTAGAGCAGGAATAAATAATATATTAAATTTGAGTAACCATTCCAAACGGTTTTGTTTTTTGTTCAAAAAAAATTCTCGCCATAATTTTTTTACTTCATTATTGTCCCACCACAAGGAGATTTGATGCAAAACGGCAAATTGTTTCATTTTGTCAAAAGCTTTAAAAATTAAATGTACATCATTTGGATAGATAACGTTATTTTTCAATACGCTTGAATCTATCATAGCATTATCACCCTGTATTATCCCAGCTTTGCGTAGAACCTCAAAAACTTCTTTTTCTATAATTTCAACACCTTCTTCACCTATACGTTTTCGAAATACACATATAGAACTCGGATCCAGGCATGTTTGCAATTCCTCATTTGTGATGTTACAAAAATATTGAATATAGTGGTTTTCTTTTATATGCTTAACCATTTGCCTATCACTTAATTGATAGTATTTTATACAAATCAAAATCGCTGTCATCATCCTGAGAGATTTTCCAAAAGCACCCTGACTGGTGTTATAAAATTTACACAACTTTGTAATCATTTTTTGCCATGGAATTATCCCACGGATAATAACCAATTCCTGAACTGGATTGGTTATATTTGCTTTCACCCATTCATCAGAAAGAACTTCTTCAAAAGTATTTTTTATCATCAGAATACCTCCTATCCTTTTTAGAGTGCTTAAAATACCATTTAGCTGCAATTTAAAAAATGGCATATACTGCTATGGATAGCAAAGCATTTCTTTCATAAAAAAGAAATTCAGCAGATACTATTTAAGATGTGACCTTGTTTTGTTCCCCAAATTCGCATTATCTTTCCGTAGCAAGTTATTTACTTATTTAGTGTCCATCCATAAATGGCTATTTATGGATGGACACTATTTATGGAACCTCCCGCAGGCCTGGCATGCCCATGTTGGTTGTTTCAGAGCAGACTAAGGGTCAACATGACCCCATTTTCTCCGACGACCTGCCCCTGCCACCTTGACATTTTGAAGCCTGTGTATTACATAAATAAAGAAAAACGTAATACTGGAGAATTAATATGCCTATAGTAACGTCGACAATAAAGGGTCAAATTGTTATTCCCGCAGAGATTCGGGCGAGATTTAAGATCAAGAAGGGCACGCAAGTCAACGTCTATGACGATGGAGAAAGAATCATAGTGGAGCCTATTGCAGACGATCCAATCCAGGAAGGGCGGGGGATGTTGAAGACAAAAGGAATGATTTTGAGAAGCCTTGTAGCGGACAGGAAAAAAGAGGCGGAATTGTGAAGAAATAT of Desulfosarcina sp. BuS5 contains these proteins:
- a CDS encoding AbrB/MazE/SpoVT family DNA-binding domain-containing protein; translated protein: MPIVTSTIKGQIVIPAEIRARFKIKKGTQVNVYDDGERIIVEPIADDPIQEGRGMLKTKGMILRSLVADRKKEAEL
- a CDS encoding transposase, which translates into the protein MIKNTFEEVLSDEWVKANITNPVQELVIIRGIIPWQKMITKLCKFYNTSQGAFGKSLRMMTAILICIKYYQLSDRQMVKHIKENHYIQYFCNITNEELQTCLDPSSICVFRKRIGEEGVEIIEKEVFEVLRKAGIIQGDNAMIDSSVLKNNVIYPNDVHLIFKAFDKMKQFAVLHQISLWWDNNEVKKLWREFFLNKKQNRLEWLLKFNILFIPALKIFDKKVESLKTTKKKQIKADNMFAILTILEAQTLEKLEGKKQIKNRIVSIDEPDARPIVKGKEHPKCEFGTTMEMTFNREGFMITIENFIGNPNDKTLFAGTLEQFKKRMKGEPENIITDLGYRSNGNFKIADNISNVFLGRKKDVSEEKQSFCCKARSATEGFIAIAKNIRGFGCSLYRGFEGDRIWSLLCQTAYNLKKFIQLLMGEKIEEKKLMKLGLA